The Plectropomus leopardus isolate mb chromosome 15, YSFRI_Pleo_2.0, whole genome shotgun sequence genome has a segment encoding these proteins:
- the gclc gene encoding glutamate--cysteine ligase catalytic subunit: protein MGLLSQGSPLNWEETKKYADHIRKHGIIQFLNIYNKVKERQKDVLKWGDEVEYMLVELDDKDEKVRLVLNGGDVLKTLQDQGELINPNHPTLWRPEYGSYMIEGTPGQPYGGTMSEFNTVEGNMGKRRREASSVLNQNETLCTLTSFPRLGCPGFTKPEHRPTPVEKGVSKSLFFPDEAINRHPRFSTLTRNIRHRRGEKVVINVPIFKDKCTPSPFVEEFPEDDGEAARAALPDHIYMDAMGFGMGNCCLQVTFQACSIDEARYLYDQLATFCPIVMALSAASPFYRGFVSDNDCRWGVISASVDDRTQEERGLKPLKNNKFRIFKSRYDSIDSYLSSCGEKYNDIDLTIDEEIYKQLLDAGIDKLLAQHIAHLFIRDPLSVFEEKIHLDDENESDHFENLQSTNWQTMRFKPPPPNSDIGWRVEFRPMEVQLTDFENAAYVVFVVLLTRVILSYKLDFLIPLSKVDENMKVAQKRNAVQEGMFYFRKDIFKGCNPVLDGTASAQNGLETDGGNEEYTLMSIDTIINGKEGVFQGLIPILNCYLENMEVDVDTRCTILNYLKLIKKRASGELMTMAKWMREFVAKHPQYKQDSVITDKINYDLFKRCDKIAKGEEQCPELIGNPVNRFK, encoded by the exons atggGTTTACTGTCACAGGGGTCTCCGCTGAACTGGGAAGAAACCAAGAAGTATGCGGACCACATCAGGAAGCacggcatcattcaattcctcaACATCTACAACAAGGTGAAGGAGCGACAGAAGGATGTGCTGAAATGGGGCGATGAG GTTGAGTACATGTTGGTGGAACTGGACGACAAGGATGAAAAGGTTCGACTCGTGCTGAACGGCGGAGATGTTTTGAAAACTCTCCAAGACCAGGGTGAACTGATAAACCCCAA CCACCCCACACTGTGGAGACCAGAGTATGGCAGCTACATGATTGAAGGAACCCCGGGGCAACCGTACGGAGGGACGATGTCAGAGTTCAACACTGTGGAGGGCAACATGGGGAAGAGACGACGAGAGGCCTCGTCTGTCCTGAACCAGAATGAAACCCTCTGCACCCTCACCTCATTTCCAAG GTTAGGTTGCCCAGGTTTCACCAAACCAGAGCACCGGCCGACCCCTGTTGAAAAGGGGGTGTCCAAGTCACTGTTTTTCCCAGATGAAGCCATCAACAGACACCCGAGATTCAG CACCCTTACCAGAAACATACGTcacagaagaggagagaaagttGTGATTAATGTGCCAA TCTTCAAAGACAAGTGCACTCCCTCTCCATTTGTGGAGGAGTTTCCTGAGGACGACGGTGAAGCAGCGAGGGCGGCTCTGCCTGATCACATCTACATGGATGCCATGGGCTTTGGCATGGGCAACTGTTGCCTGCAG GTGACATTCCAAGCTTGTAGCATTGATGAGGCGAGATACCTTTATGACCAACTGGCAACATTCTGCCCCATAGTG ATGGCGCTGAGTGCAGCCTCACCGTTCTACAGAGGCTTTGTGTCAGATAATGATTGTCGCTGGGGAGTTATTTCTGCCTCGGTGGACGACAGGACACAAGAGGAACGTGGGCTAAAG cctttgaaaaacaacaaattcagGATCTTCAAGTCGAGATATGACTCAATTGACAGCTACCTGTCCAGCTGTGGTGAGAAGTACAATGACATCGATTTGACGATAGACGAGGAGATCtacaaacagctgctggacGCAG GAATTGACAAGCTGCTGGCTCAACACATAGCACACCTCTTCATCCGAGATCCGCTCTCCGTCTTTGAGGAGAAAATCCACCTAGATGATGAAAACGAGTCGGATCACTTTGAG AATCTCCAGTCAACCAACTGGCAGACGATGAGGTTCAAACCTCCGCCTCCAAACTCCGATATCGGCTGGAGAGTTGAGTTCCGCCCCATGGAG gtgCAGCTAACCGACTTTGAAAACGCTGCGTACGTGGTCTTTGTCGTCCTGCTCACCAGAGTGATCCTGTCCTATAAACTGGACTTTCTGATACCTCTGTCAAAG GTCGATGAAAACATGAAGGTTGCACAGAAGAGAAACGCGGTCCAGGAAGGCATGTTTTACTTCCGAAAGGACATCTTCAAAG GCTGCAACCCGGTCCTTGACGGCACAGCCTCGGCTCAGAACGGCTTGGAGACTGATGGCGGTAATGAGGAGTACACGCTGATGAGCATCGACACCATCATCAATGGAAAG gAGGGCGTATTCCAAGGGCTCATCCCGATCCTTAACTGCTACCTGGAGAATATGGAAGTGGATGTGGACACCAGATGCACCATTTTAAATTATCTGAAGCTCATCAAGAAACGTGCCTCAG GCGAACTGATGACCATGGCCAAGTGGATGAGGGAGTTTGTAGCCAAGCACCCGCAGTATAAGCAGGACAGCGTCATAACGGACAAGATAAACTATGACCTGTTCAAGAGGTGTGACAAGATTGCAAAAGGCGAAGAGCAGTGCCCGGAGCTCATTGGAAACCCAGTCAACAGGTTCAAATGA